From one Phocaeicola salanitronis DSM 18170 genomic stretch:
- the gmd gene encoding GDP-mannose 4,6-dehydratase — MRKVALITGITGQDGSYLAEFLIEKGYEVHGILRRSSSFNTGRIEHLYLDEWVRDMKKSRLVNLHWGDMTDSSSLIRIISDIHPTEIYNLAAQSHVKVSFDVPEYTAEADAIGTLRLLEAVRICGLDKTCRIYQASTSELFGKVQEIPQKETTPFYPRSPYGVAKQYGFWITKNYRESYGMFAVNGILFNHESERRGENFVTRKITLAAARIKQGFQDKLYLGNLDAKRDWGYAKDYVECMWLILQNDKPEDFVIATGEMHTVREFCTLAFHYLNIELEWQGSGVDEKGIDKATGRVLVEVDPKYFRPCEVEQLLGDPTKAKETLGWNPTKTPFPELVRIMVEHDMRFVKKLHLKAEMDKTE, encoded by the coding sequence ATGAGAAAAGTTGCTTTAATTACCGGCATCACCGGTCAAGACGGGTCTTATCTGGCCGAATTCTTAATAGAAAAAGGATATGAAGTGCACGGCATTCTGCGCCGCTCCTCCTCATTCAATACAGGACGCATCGAGCATCTTTATTTAGATGAATGGGTACGCGACATGAAGAAAAGCCGCTTGGTAAACCTGCACTGGGGAGACATGACAGACTCAAGTTCGCTTATCCGCATCATCAGCGACATACATCCGACCGAGATATACAACTTGGCTGCGCAAAGCCATGTAAAGGTATCTTTCGATGTACCCGAATATACAGCAGAAGCCGATGCTATCGGCACATTACGCCTATTGGAAGCGGTACGCATCTGCGGGCTTGACAAAACTTGCCGTATTTATCAGGCATCCACATCGGAGCTGTTCGGCAAAGTACAGGAAATCCCTCAAAAAGAAACAACACCTTTCTATCCACGCTCGCCGTATGGAGTAGCTAAACAATATGGTTTCTGGATAACCAAAAACTACCGGGAAAGTTATGGTATGTTTGCAGTAAACGGCATCCTTTTCAACCATGAGAGCGAACGCCGGGGCGAGAACTTTGTAACCCGAAAAATCACATTGGCAGCAGCACGCATCAAACAAGGATTCCAAGATAAACTGTATTTAGGAAATCTTGATGCCAAACGTGACTGGGGGTATGCCAAAGATTACGTAGAATGCATGTGGCTTATCCTGCAAAACGACAAGCCTGAAGATTTTGTGATAGCAACAGGCGAAATGCATACGGTGCGCGAGTTTTGTACATTGGCATTCCATTATCTCAACATCGAATTGGAATGGCAAGGAAGCGGTGTAGATGAAAAAGGAATTGACAAGGCGACAGGACGGGTTCTTGTAGAAGTAGACCCCAAATATTTCCGCCCGTGCGAAGTAGAGCAACTCTTAGGAGACCCGACAAAAGCAAAAGAGACTTTAGGATGGAATCCTACCAAAACACCATTCCCTGAATTGGTACGCATTATGGTAGAACACGACATGCGCTTTGTAAAAAAACTGCATTTAAAAGCCGAAATGGATAAAACCGAATAA